The genome window TTAGCCACCTTGTCGAACTTGGCTTCCAAACCGTTGACACGGCTCAACCAAGAAAGCCATGGGATATAGTCACCAATTTTAGTAGTTCCCAATAACTCAAAGAACTCCCGCAAAAGTCCCTCAAACTTCATCCCACCTTCACCACTGTACTTCCTCCCCAGAGCCACTCTAGATACAACATCATTGGTAAGCCTCAGAAACATTTCGCTTAAATTCAAAACTGATGATGATGATTTCATTATGTCGCTGATCATGGATTTGGTTTCCTCTTCTCTCACAAAGCGAAAAGAGCGAACCCTCTTGTTGCTCAAAAGATGTATGACACATATACTTTTCACCTTCCTCCAATGCTCACCATACGGAGCAGATGCAACGTCTTTACAGTTGTAGAGAAGCTTCTCAAAGTTGGTGGACTTGGGTCGATCAGAAAATGTGTGGTCATGGGTTTTCATGATCTCCTGAGCTGCCTGAGCCGAAGAGACAACAAGGACCGGGACACGTCCGAAGTGAAGAAGCATGAGAGGGCCATGGCGTTGAGATAATTTGTGCAGTGAGCGATGAGGGTCCAAGCCTATTTGGTGAAAGTTTCCGATGATAGGGAGCTTCGGTGGAGAAGGTGGTGATGAGGTTTTGTTGGTGGTTGTGGTGGAGGAGTACCATCTGTATATGAGGATGATGAAAATGGCCAGCAGTGTGAAGGCCAAAGGTTGCAAAAAGGAGGAGGTTTCATTCTCCAGCATCATAGTCCTATTTGGGAGAAGAAAATTTATGGCCAATAGTGTGGGTGTGTTTGCTGCGCTTGTGTGTTTATATAAGGTATAGATCATCCATGATTTCACAAGCTTACATATATATCAAAGAGTGCTGATGTACTACCTCGCGAGTAACTTAAATACAGCACTAATTAAAGATGAAGATGCCACATCATGACTATAGTTTGTTATTAGTTGTTATAAGTTTGTTACATTTGTAATTAGTCTTAATTAGTTGACAGTCAATAGCCAaaagctatatatatatgtgattgTATTATTCATTTATCAATTAATGAGAAAATACAGTTTTTCTTCACCTCTAAGAAAACTCTCTCCAAGAACTCTGAGTTTCTATACTATTCACTCATCTAGATCtactttaaatattttttcatGATTTATGAGTGATGACAAATAGACAAACAAAATGTAGTTAATAAACAATGAAATATTCACAACAATAACtagccacttaatactacagtcttgtggtatttctcttcacttggaagtgagaggttttaggtttgaatctcgtagatggcgaattcgataccaaattaagctgtccattgtgtggcttagccgaactcacctccccttagtgtaaaaatatcgatgtactaaaaaaaattactctAAACAATTTCTGATTTGAGTGAAATTGTACAAAAATGATTGACGAATGATTACCTAAAAACTCAATGGTTTGGATCACTGGATATATTTTGAGCTGGACCAACCAAGTACATTATTAGAGCAATTTGGAGCCACATAAGAGTTTGTGGACTCAATGAGTTCGTTTCTTTTGTTTATCTTTCAGCATGTGAACTTAAAGAGATTCTAGACAGCATAAAGGTCTTACCAGTTACCAGTCCCACCATACTCGGAGGTGCCTTCGGTTTCTTCTCTGCTCAGTGAAACGGACACACGATTTTTAACttgttctcttttttcttcagaGGATGTGTATGGTTGACTAGTTAAATTTTCTTGTGGAGAAAGACAAGAAACTTTTGAAGTGCTTTAGGAAAGTAGAGCGtttaacttttgattttgaagtttagtAGCTCAATGGAGTtgcaagaaaaaacaaaatccaaTCTAACACCAAGTTCTATTGACAAACGTTTTATATGAGGATGACAATCTAATTTCGTACAAGATTATTCCTACAAATGAATATAAACATTTTAGATACCttatgacacgccccgatcccgatattccccAAAATTCTAAGATAGGCATATGCTGGCCAACACCCGAGGTGACGAAAgtcatttattgagtgcaaatgcgGAAAACAAGGAATAGATAAAACTTATAATTGTAAAAGAATAAGGAATATGTATTTAaagaacgtgttcagagcatacgacTAATTAGAACAtcgaaagaaataatataaaattgaatgaaacaaAAGATGGATCCTACATTGAGAGGACTCAAAGATACCGATGCGAAAGTGCCTGGATGCCGGGatcgtatgcctcgattctaagtcctgaagggggcgcaaaacaaatatgagtggaccaagttgatatagatataataaaacagttatcaacatactaacccccaggttttatgaaaacacatatatcatgataaacataggttttccgaaacctagcatgccgtgcaatatctcaaatcataacttttatatataataatcactagtgaattgtccgataacccccatGCCCTATGCCAGCTCCCCGTCTTTGAGCAGAcaatcagaggaaaatacacttcaggcctcatgccggctccccgtccctgtactaaatagccagaggaaacacactccaggccctatgccaacccCAAACCGTCGCCCGAGACGGACTGGAATCCATCCCTACATCCCGTAACGGAAATGACCACTAGGTaaatacaaaaccattgaacatatatatattgaaaaacatcttcatagtataaagtcattcatcatctatactataaagaagtgtttgaaacatgttctaaatatcatattgtcatccatcagatattctataagaacacgggttataggaaaaatagtaataattcaaattaGCCTCAATAAGCATGTTACCTCAAAACGTTTCATAGAACATAATCatcaaatcatgtttttcatatatgcatttctactatcaaAACATGTATTTTTAGAAGGGATCCACTCATAGATACTTAGCCGCCaaagagccacgcaaactagcaACCACGAAAACGTCACAaatattgcccctaagcacataaagggtccaattaataaaactatataatagcaattgaatttgggaaaacagatgTCGGAAACGAATTCAGAaagtcgaattaccctaagaagtaTCCCTGTTAGATTTCGTAAAAGCCAATAGAATATtccctgacggaatattctttgatggaatattccctaacgaaATATTCCACAAAATGATTTGAGCCGGCTAGAGTTTAGGGTTGATAAGGTTAAAGGGTTTAGGCTTAGAGCTTTAGGATCTAGGATTGGActtaggggtttagggttttacataaggcccaaaggccttggtttaaataaatacaataaaaacaatttaaaataaaggGGTTTGGGTTTAAACGGGCCTAAGCCCTGGGTTTGGCACGGCCCAAAGGGCCTGGGTAAAATGGTTGGGTAACCCTGCCCAAAGGCCTGGGTTGAGGGTGGTTTTCAGGCCACCCTTCGGCCGGTTTGGTGGTTGATTTTTCACGGCTCATAATTTCTTCGTTACTTATTCAAATCAAGTGATCCAAacatgaaagttgtagtactcgacgagatgaagagattgataccctGCACGCCGGCCacatcgccgtggtttggccggaaaattcctCGAAAGGGGAGGTGCTCGTCGGAAAACTGGGTTTTGGCTGAAGGTTTTgggaattttcaaagcttcgtaacttcTTCGTTACTTAACCAAATTGAGTTATTCAAAAGCCATAATGTAGCTAGAAATGTGGAGAAAAGAATCATACCAAGTGGGGACCGAGTGGTAGCCGGATTTGACCGGAAAATGGCCTGAAATATGGCCAAACGACCACGGTTTATCGCTGGAATCTGGGTTTAGCTCCTCCTAGGTGTTTCTTCGTAATTTGACGTCCAGAACATATCAATGTGGTTAGAAACGAAACATGGGAACCAAAGGGGAAAGTTTAAAAGGTCTTGGAAGCTCACCTACAACGAAGCAAGTCGGGGAGACAATGAACAGTGGCTCCGCCACTATCAAGCTTCAGGGTCATCAGTCTGAGCTTCGTGGTAACAAGGTCCAGATGGTGGTGAGTGGTTGCTGTCTGGGTGTacatgtgtttgtgtgtgtgtgtggagcTCGGGCAGAAGGaaggagagagtgcagagagagtcgagagaagaaagaaggaaagagagaaggagagaaagaGTGAGACCGAGAGAGAACGATGGAAGGCTTGGAACCGGGGACAACAAACAAAAATGGGCCCCTTGGCACACTTATTAagatccaaaaacaattttaaaaataagataaactcaaacttaatgaaaatacaatttaaattagaGGTGAATGTAACACTTTAACCATGTAAATCTTCACAAGAACACAAAATGGGAAAACAAAAGTTCTACTAGAACCTTGGTATTGCCATAACTACAAGGGGAGCTTTTCGATGGATGACAAGACCGGTGCATTCTACCATGCTTAAATCTTTTGCTCTTGCTCCGTCGGGCAATGTCCAGTCAAATTTGTGCACAAGATTTGCTAACACAATCTCATTGGTGGCCATGGCAAACAAGGATCCAGGGCAACCCCTTCTTCCAGCTCCAAATGGGATTAATTCGAAGTCATTCCCCTTGAAATCCACTGAAGAATTCAGAAACCTATCTGGTTTAAACTGTAAACTTTATgtggttatataattaaaacacaaacgaagGAATTTTAGCTGACCTGATCATGAAGCGATAGCCATTGGAGATCAAACGGAGAAGATGAAGGATGCGGCAACACCAAAGTCTTCTACAAAGCACCTAGCCGGATACAACTACTTTATGGGAAGTGTTTGTTGTGTCACTAGGGTTTGCAGGGACCTTAGTATTTATACTGGCTAAGGCATTAAggttccatccataaaggaatcCCAAATCCCACTTTTTAGCCTATCAGTTAGGTATCATAATCACATAAAATCAAGGACTCCATCAATTTTACTTATATTGCAAGACACCTAATATAAGATTGATATCTTTAGGAAATAAATCACAATATCTACATTaatctccaatattacattcctattatatGTTGTAGACCATTTAAGGTTGATTTACATCGGAataaatccaacattctcccactggTCTACACATataatatttatgtttataCTTGAAATTGGAGATTAATGTCACTTTAATGGCCATGTAGTTGTGATAACATCCTATCCTTGATACAAGTTTCTGTCAAATAAGTCTTTCAACATGGAACTAACAAGGTTGTAAGGTTGACACAACCAAAAACCTTCATAATCACACATGCTAAAATCCTCATCCACATGAAACACCGTCAAATTATGATTGCAAAGATGAACTTTAATTACCTGAATGTGTCTCAACTTTTATCATCTCAGGTCCTCTTTAATGCAAACTTCTACTGCAGTTGCAaacaaaaacttcataaaacacAATTAATTCAACACCTACGAGCAAGATGAATTAACATGTTTTTTACACTAGTTCATATACCATATTAGTTACTTTCGTGAGAAAAATTTTCAACACTTATGAGCAAGATGAAAAAACTCTTACAACTAATACAACATATAAATCATGTCATGCCATTTTAAgtcgaaccaaaagaattaatCCACACTTACGAGCAAGTAGACTAACCATTCCTTTATGACTTaaaatgcaatttgcttaactggaTATCAGATATATCGTCATCTGATAATTGACCAACACATAAACATGTGACTACATGAATCCAACCGGAGATTAAACTGAATAAATGGATTCAATCAACCATACATACCTTATAGGTCATCTGCAAATGTAAGGCATTAATTACATGAAACTCAAGCTCCCACTGATTTGCAACATCGTCACTTAATTTGCAAACACTACTTAAAACATACTTTTGAAATATGCTTGTGGGAACACCCTTACTTAGTCAATGAATGCATATCACTACAAAATTGTCTTTCTTTAACCTTTCCTTAACACCTTAAAAAACATAATCTTAATGAAAGGTAAAACTAAGAGATTCACCGTTGTTTATACAAAACCATGCATTTCACAACCATCTatttgcattaataattccatatTTGTGCTAAGTCCCCACGACCCTCAAAATTCTTTTCTAAAGATTAACAAATAATCAATTAAGGCATCCAAATGATTGCAAGTAAAAATATACACATACACCAAGTACTCATTCTGCAACTTAAACATATTATTGTCATTCGAGTCATGGCATAATTCTaatttcatcaaccaaaacacaTATTCCTGGAAGATAGAATAAAACTTTATGCAAGTCCACTTA of Malus sylvestris chromosome 6, drMalSylv7.2, whole genome shotgun sequence contains these proteins:
- the LOC126625783 gene encoding cytochrome P450 736A117-like, whose amino-acid sequence is MIYTLYKHTSAANTPTLLAINFLLPNRTMMLENETSSFLQPLAFTLLAIFIILIYRWYSSTTTTNKTSSPPSPPKLPIIGNFHQIGLDPHRSLHKLSQRHGPLMLLHFGRVPVLVVSSAQAAQEIMKTHDHTFSDRPKSTNFEKLLYNCKDVASAPYGEHWRKVKSICVIHLLSNKRVRSFRFVREEETKSMISDIMKSSSSVLNLSEMFLRLTNDVVSRVALGRKYSGEGGMKFEGLLREFFELLGTTKIGDYIPWLSWLSRVNGLEAKFDKVAKKFDDFLDKVVQEHMDQSPKTGDDDQADFVDVLLAIQKENLPGFSIDTVTIKALILDMFTAGTHTASTVLEWAMTELFRHPRVMKKLQNEVREIVRKEELITEDDSNEMHYLKAVIKETLRLHPPVPLLLPRIATQDAEIGGYKIKAKTHVMVNAWQIGRDPKLYENPEEFEPERFLNSEVDYKGNDFQLIPFGAGRRVCPGIQFGMTLNEIALANIVHKFDWELPGGASGEDLDTTESTGITVHRKYPLRAVAIPYLC